One Micromonospora sp. WMMD1120 genomic region harbors:
- a CDS encoding histidine kinase: MLRVAVDVLLALVATAVGGGLELADPDVDTKLIAAPTWAYLAAQATAAAMLLVRRQRPYPAALAIAGISLFAPAWAALLVPYAVTAYGRGRRWRQWTVIAVLTVAFLVGASAWSIGDPFTAPTVILVAGLLGMYVRARRSLLAELTDRAERAERERLLLADQARADERVRLAAEMHDVVTHRINLMVLQAGALGVTTTDPTVRAAAEELRATGCQALTELRDLVGVLRGEDRSAPVDRVPDDAPELVRLVDDSRAVGLPVRLTEVGEPEGVAPTVRRTLFRLVQESLTNVRKHAPGAAATVSIEYGRRTVSVTVSNTPAGRSPDAVLAAAGGGTGLAGLRHRVEVLGGTFTAGPTADCGFAVHAVLPARVSMAVRS; this comes from the coding sequence GTGCTCCGGGTCGCCGTGGACGTGCTGCTCGCGCTCGTGGCGACGGCGGTCGGCGGTGGTCTGGAACTGGCCGACCCGGACGTCGACACCAAGCTGATCGCGGCGCCCACCTGGGCCTACCTGGCCGCGCAGGCCACCGCCGCGGCCATGTTGCTGGTCCGGCGGCAGCGCCCGTACCCGGCCGCGCTGGCCATCGCCGGGATCAGCCTCTTCGCGCCGGCCTGGGCCGCTCTGCTCGTCCCCTATGCCGTCACGGCGTACGGCCGGGGCCGGCGGTGGCGACAGTGGACGGTGATCGCGGTGCTGACGGTGGCGTTCCTGGTGGGGGCGAGCGCCTGGTCGATCGGCGATCCGTTCACCGCTCCGACGGTCATCCTCGTCGCGGGGCTGTTGGGCATGTACGTCCGGGCCCGGCGCAGCCTGCTGGCGGAGTTGACCGACCGGGCGGAGCGGGCCGAGCGGGAGCGGTTGCTCCTTGCCGATCAGGCCCGCGCCGACGAGCGGGTGCGGCTCGCCGCCGAGATGCACGACGTGGTCACCCACCGGATCAACCTGATGGTGTTGCAGGCGGGCGCGTTGGGGGTCACCACCACCGATCCGACGGTCCGGGCGGCGGCCGAGGAGCTGCGGGCGACGGGTTGCCAGGCTCTGACGGAGCTGCGCGACCTGGTCGGGGTGTTGCGTGGCGAGGACCGGTCCGCGCCGGTCGATCGGGTCCCGGACGACGCACCCGAGCTGGTCCGGTTGGTGGACGATTCCCGCGCGGTCGGCCTGCCTGTGCGACTGACCGAGGTGGGCGAGCCGGAGGGGGTCGCGCCGACGGTGCGGAGGACGCTGTTCCGGCTGGTCCAGGAGTCGCTGACGAACGTGCGCAAGCACGCTCCGGGCGCCGCCGCCACCGTGTCGATCGAGTACGGCAGGCGCACGGTGTCCGTCACGGTGTCGAACACCCCGGCCGGCCGGTCACCCGACGCCGTCCTGGCTGCCGCCGGTGGTGGCACCGGCCTGGCCGGGTTGCGGCACCGCGTCGAGGTGCTGGGCGGAACGTTCACGGCCGGACCGACGGCGGACTGCGGCTTCGCCGTGCACGCGGTGCTGCCGGCGCGGGTGTCGATGGCGGTGCGGTCGTGA
- a CDS encoding AMP-binding protein yields the protein MDLPFMVATLTRRGLLTPGSPIRIASQLNALRNWGWSLAGELRQAAARDPGRAAVIDENGVELTYHELLDRAERMARSMRAGLGVQAGDRIGVLCRNHHGLIETIVAATVLGVDAVLVNTGLSAAQLGTVAEEQGLRVLVHDDEFADRVLGLPAELPRVDERAREELVAGALPGDLHPPERDGRIIVLTSGTTGTPKGARRPTPGGFGPLVSIIDRIPLHVRDRVLIAAPIFHTWGLAALQVCLALRATIVLHRRFDPAATLTALTTHRCNALFAVPVMLQRLLEVPPPEPRPPLTVVAVSGSALPGGLAPKFMDVYGDVLYNLYGSTEVSWASIAGPEDLRQAPTTAGRPPHGTRLAMLDDNGQAVPDGRVGRIFVGNEMLFEGYTSGATRESHDGLLDTGDLGRLNADGLLFVDGRADDMIVSGGENVFPSEVEDLLAQLPQVREAAVIGVPDDEYGQRLSAFLALHPGETLDPEAVREYVRHYLARFSVPRDVVFVKYLPRNATGKVLARELRRYYG from the coding sequence ATGGACCTGCCGTTCATGGTCGCCACGCTGACCCGTCGCGGACTGCTCACCCCAGGAAGCCCGATCCGGATCGCCTCGCAGCTCAACGCGCTGCGCAACTGGGGGTGGAGTCTGGCCGGCGAGCTACGCCAGGCAGCCGCGCGGGACCCCGGTCGCGCGGCCGTCATCGACGAGAACGGCGTCGAGCTGACCTACCACGAGCTGCTCGATCGGGCCGAACGGATGGCCCGGTCGATGCGTGCCGGGCTCGGCGTACAGGCCGGGGACCGGATCGGCGTGCTCTGCCGCAACCACCACGGACTGATCGAGACGATCGTCGCCGCCACTGTGCTCGGTGTCGACGCGGTGCTGGTCAACACCGGGCTCTCCGCGGCCCAACTGGGCACCGTCGCCGAGGAGCAGGGGCTGCGCGTCCTGGTGCACGACGACGAGTTCGCCGATCGGGTCCTCGGCCTCCCCGCCGAGCTGCCCCGGGTCGACGAACGTGCCCGCGAGGAGCTGGTGGCCGGCGCGCTGCCCGGTGACCTGCACCCGCCGGAGCGCGACGGCCGGATCATCGTGCTGACGTCGGGCACCACCGGCACCCCCAAGGGCGCCCGCCGACCGACGCCCGGCGGCTTCGGTCCGCTGGTGTCCATCATCGACCGCATCCCGCTGCACGTGCGGGACCGGGTGCTGATCGCCGCCCCGATCTTCCACACCTGGGGACTCGCCGCCCTCCAGGTCTGCCTGGCGCTGCGGGCCACCATCGTGCTGCACCGTCGCTTCGACCCGGCCGCCACGCTCACCGCCCTGACCACACACCGCTGCAACGCGCTGTTCGCCGTACCGGTGATGCTGCAACGGCTGCTGGAGGTTCCCCCGCCCGAGCCGCGCCCCCCGCTCACCGTCGTCGCGGTCAGCGGGTCCGCCCTGCCCGGCGGCCTCGCCCCGAAGTTCATGGACGTCTACGGGGACGTTCTCTACAACCTCTACGGCTCCACCGAGGTCTCCTGGGCCTCCATCGCCGGCCCCGAGGATCTGCGCCAGGCACCGACCACCGCCGGCCGGCCGCCGCACGGCACCCGACTGGCGATGCTCGACGACAACGGCCAGGCGGTGCCGGACGGGCGGGTCGGGCGGATCTTCGTCGGCAACGAGATGCTCTTCGAGGGCTACACCTCCGGCGCCACCCGGGAGAGCCACGACGGCCTGCTGGACACCGGCGACCTCGGCCGGCTCAACGCCGACGGGCTGCTCTTCGTCGACGGCCGGGCGGACGACATGATCGTCTCCGGTGGGGAGAACGTCTTCCCGTCCGAGGTCGAGGACCTGCTCGCGCAACTGCCGCAGGTCCGCGAGGCCGCCGTGATCGGGGTACCCGACGACGAGTACGGCCAGCGCCTCTCCGCGTTCCTCGCCCTGCACCCCGGCGAGACGCTGGACCCCGAGGCGGTACGCGAGTACGTCCGGCACTACCTGGCGCGCTTCAGCGTCCCCCGGGACGTGGTCTTCGTGAAGTACCTGCCCCGCAACGCCACCGGCAAGGTCCTCGCCCGCGAGCTGCGCCGCTACTACGGCTGA
- a CDS encoding acyl-CoA dehydrogenase family protein, whose amino-acid sequence MAEFSLDLNEEQRDLRDWVHGFAAEVVRPAAAEWDEREDTPWPVIQEAAKVGLYGFEFLATCWADPTGLSLPIASEELFWGDAGIGLSIFGTSLAVAAIYGAGTPDQMVEWVPQCFGDVDSPAVAAFCTSEPEAGSDVGAMRTRAVYDEATDEWVLTGQKAYATNGGIAGVHVVTASVDPALGSRGQAAFVVPPGTPGLAATRKLRKLGLRASHTADVFLDGVRVPGRCLLGGKDALDERLSRARSGQRASGQAAMRTFELSRPTVGAQALGVARAAYEYALDYAKERVQFGRPIIENQAVAFALADMRMEIDAARLLVWRASWMGRNNRPFTAGEGSMSKLKAGEVAVSVTEKAVQLLGGAGFLRDHPVERWYRDAKIYTIFEGTSEIQRLVISRAVSGMQIR is encoded by the coding sequence ATGGCCGAGTTCTCGCTCGACCTGAACGAGGAACAGCGGGATCTCCGCGACTGGGTGCACGGCTTCGCCGCCGAGGTCGTGCGCCCGGCCGCGGCCGAGTGGGACGAGCGCGAGGACACCCCGTGGCCGGTCATCCAGGAGGCCGCCAAGGTCGGCCTCTACGGCTTCGAGTTCCTCGCCACCTGCTGGGCCGACCCGACCGGGCTCTCCCTGCCGATCGCCAGCGAGGAACTGTTCTGGGGTGACGCCGGCATCGGCCTCAGCATCTTCGGCACCTCGCTCGCCGTCGCCGCCATCTACGGCGCCGGCACGCCCGACCAGATGGTCGAGTGGGTGCCGCAGTGCTTCGGCGACGTCGACTCGCCAGCGGTCGCCGCGTTCTGCACCAGCGAGCCCGAGGCCGGCTCCGACGTCGGCGCCATGCGCACCCGGGCCGTCTACGACGAGGCCACCGACGAGTGGGTGCTGACCGGGCAGAAGGCGTACGCCACCAACGGCGGCATCGCCGGCGTGCACGTGGTCACCGCCTCCGTCGATCCCGCGCTCGGCTCGCGCGGCCAGGCCGCGTTCGTCGTACCGCCCGGCACCCCCGGCCTGGCCGCCACCCGCAAGCTGCGCAAACTCGGCCTGCGCGCGTCGCACACCGCCGACGTCTTCCTCGACGGGGTACGCGTACCCGGCCGTTGCCTGCTCGGCGGCAAGGACGCGCTGGACGAGCGGTTGTCCCGGGCCCGCTCCGGTCAACGGGCCAGCGGGCAGGCCGCGATGCGCACCTTCGAGCTGTCCCGACCCACGGTCGGCGCGCAGGCGCTCGGCGTGGCCCGGGCCGCCTACGAGTACGCCCTGGACTACGCGAAGGAACGCGTCCAGTTCGGACGCCCGATCATCGAGAACCAGGCTGTCGCGTTCGCGCTGGCCGACATGCGGATGGAGATCGACGCGGCGCGGCTGCTGGTGTGGCGCGCCTCGTGGATGGGCCGCAACAACCGCCCGTTCACCGCCGGCGAGGGATCGATGTCGAAGCTCAAGGCCGGCGAGGTGGCGGTGTCGGTCACCGAGAAGGCGGTGCAACTGCTCGGCGGGGCCGGCTTCCTGCGCGACCACCCGGTCGAGCGCTGGTACCGGGACGCCAAGATCTACACCATCTTCGAGGGCACCTCCGAGATCCAGCGACTGGTCATCTCCCGGGCGGTCTCCGGAATGCAGATCCGCTGA
- a CDS encoding adenylosuccinate synthase, which produces MPAIVLIGAQWGDEGKGKVTDLLGERVDYVVRYSGGNNAGHTVITPDGQKYALHLMPSGALSPNAMIIIGNGVVVDPKVLLAEIDGLAERGVDVSRLRISGDAHLIMPHHRALDRVIERYLGSSRIGTTGRGIGPAYGDKVARIGIRLQDLLDPGILRKKLELALREKNQILFKVYNRKAIDVDATVEEYLAYAERLKPYIAETRAMLWDALDRGDTVLLEGAQATMLDMDHGTYPFVTSSNPTAGGACVGAGIPPTAINRVIAVSKAYTTRVGAGPFPTELFDANGDHLRKIGAEYGTTTGRERRCGWFDAVVARYSCRLNGVTDLVITKLDVLTGMPKVPICVGYEINGVRVDDMPMSQTDFHHAKPVYEELDGWWEDITKARTAEDLPENARRYIARVEELCNTRVSVVGVGPGRDENVHLHPLLP; this is translated from the coding sequence ATGCCAGCGATCGTGCTCATCGGCGCTCAGTGGGGCGACGAGGGCAAGGGCAAGGTTACCGACCTGCTGGGTGAGCGGGTCGACTACGTCGTGCGCTACTCCGGCGGCAACAACGCCGGCCACACGGTGATCACGCCGGACGGCCAGAAGTACGCGCTGCACCTGATGCCCTCCGGCGCGCTCTCACCCAACGCGATGATCATCATCGGTAACGGTGTGGTGGTCGACCCGAAGGTGCTGCTCGCCGAGATCGACGGCCTGGCCGAGCGCGGCGTCGACGTGTCCCGGCTGCGGATCTCCGGCGACGCGCACCTGATCATGCCGCACCACCGGGCGCTGGACCGGGTCATCGAGCGCTACCTCGGCTCGTCGAGGATCGGCACCACCGGCCGGGGCATCGGCCCCGCCTACGGCGACAAGGTCGCTCGGATCGGCATCCGCCTCCAGGACCTGCTCGACCCGGGCATCCTGCGCAAGAAGCTGGAGCTCGCGCTCCGCGAGAAGAACCAGATCCTGTTCAAGGTCTACAACCGCAAGGCGATCGACGTCGACGCCACCGTGGAGGAGTACCTGGCGTACGCGGAGCGGCTCAAGCCGTACATCGCGGAGACCCGGGCGATGCTCTGGGACGCCCTGGACCGGGGCGACACGGTGCTGCTGGAGGGCGCCCAGGCAACCATGCTCGACATGGACCACGGGACGTACCCCTTCGTGACCTCGTCCAACCCGACCGCCGGTGGCGCCTGCGTGGGCGCCGGCATCCCGCCGACGGCGATCAACCGGGTGATCGCGGTGAGCAAGGCGTACACCACGAGGGTCGGCGCCGGGCCGTTCCCGACCGAGCTGTTCGACGCCAACGGCGACCACCTGCGCAAGATCGGCGCGGAGTACGGCACCACCACCGGGCGGGAGCGCCGCTGCGGGTGGTTCGACGCGGTCGTGGCGCGGTACTCCTGCCGCCTCAACGGCGTCACCGACCTGGTCATCACCAAGCTGGACGTCCTGACCGGCATGCCCAAGGTGCCGATCTGCGTCGGCTACGAGATCAACGGCGTCCGGGTCGACGACATGCCGATGAGTCAGACGGACTTCCACCACGCCAAGCCGGTCTACGAGGAACTCGACGGCTGGTGGGAGGACATCACCAAGGCCCGCACCGCCGAAGACCTCCCGGAGAACGCCCGCCGCTACATCGCCAGGGTCGAGGAGCTCTGCAACACCAGGGTCAGCGTGGTAGGCGTAGGCCCCGGCCGAGACGAAAACGTCCACCTCCACCCCCTCCTCCCCTAA
- a CDS encoding type IV toxin-antitoxin system AbiEi family antitoxin domain-containing protein gives MDALDVVRRVAAARDGIVTLAQARSAGLSVYDVRRLCRAGRWRAVARNSYLVDADRYDGVPRRAKIRAVVASFGPGATAVLSTAAELHGLAGLPVTNRIHLSVPGPLSRPARPAQPEVLVHQFVIPPEQVVRLDGISVSAPVRTLADLCLWADRYSAVSVLDSALNRRVVDVDDLLAVPRLIRGRRGAVAARGYLAEVDGRAQSPLETRARLRCVDGGVPPDVLQLEVRDDDGYLVGVGDLGWRGPRVIAEADGRGPHGAPAAVFADRRRQNQLVNAGWTVLRFTWSDTLRPDYIPWTVRQAITTATRRR, from the coding sequence GTGGACGCCTTGGATGTGGTGCGGCGGGTTGCGGCCGCGCGGGACGGGATCGTGACACTCGCCCAGGCGCGGTCTGCCGGTCTGAGCGTGTACGACGTGCGGCGGCTCTGCCGCGCTGGCCGTTGGCGGGCGGTGGCGCGGAACAGCTATCTGGTGGATGCCGACCGGTACGACGGCGTACCCCGTCGCGCGAAGATCAGGGCGGTGGTGGCGTCGTTCGGCCCGGGGGCGACCGCCGTGCTGTCGACCGCCGCCGAGCTGCACGGTCTGGCCGGTCTGCCTGTGACGAATCGGATTCACCTGTCGGTTCCCGGTCCACTCTCCAGGCCGGCCCGCCCCGCCCAGCCGGAGGTGCTGGTCCACCAGTTCGTCATCCCGCCGGAGCAGGTCGTACGGCTGGACGGGATCAGCGTCAGCGCGCCTGTTCGTACCCTTGCCGACCTGTGTCTGTGGGCGGACCGCTACTCGGCGGTGAGCGTGCTGGACTCCGCGCTGAACCGTCGGGTCGTGGACGTCGACGACCTGTTGGCTGTCCCGCGCCTCATCCGTGGGCGTCGCGGTGCGGTCGCGGCTCGTGGCTATCTCGCCGAGGTTGATGGCCGTGCCCAGTCGCCGCTGGAGACGCGTGCCCGCCTCCGCTGTGTCGACGGCGGTGTGCCGCCCGACGTGTTGCAGCTCGAGGTCCGCGACGATGACGGGTATCTCGTTGGCGTCGGTGATCTCGGTTGGCGCGGGCCGCGGGTCATCGCTGAGGCCGACGGTCGTGGCCCGCACGGCGCTCCCGCGGCAGTCTTCGCCGACCGACGTCGGCAGAACCAGCTGGTGAACGCCGGCTGGACCGTCCTCCGCTTCACCTGGTCGGACACCCTCCGCCCCGACTACATCCCGTGGACCGTCCGCCAGGCGATAACCACCGCCACCCGCCGCCGCTAA
- a CDS encoding response regulator transcription factor: MIRVLVVDDERMVCAHLCTILGSAPDLEVVGEAYDGADAVEAAVRLRPDVVLMDLRMPGVDGIGATERIMTLPAPPRVLALTTFDLDDYVTGALRAGAAGFLLKSTPPDDLLALVRVAAAGHTVLSAVAADRLVAQTGRSRRARDLVLSLTDREVEVLECLGAGRSNQQIARRLHLSEATVKGYVSRLLVKLGCANRTQAALLAREAGLDQRR, translated from the coding sequence GTGATCCGGGTCCTCGTCGTCGACGACGAGCGGATGGTCTGTGCCCACCTGTGCACGATCCTCGGGTCCGCGCCGGACCTGGAGGTGGTCGGCGAGGCGTACGACGGCGCGGACGCCGTGGAGGCCGCGGTGCGGCTACGGCCCGACGTGGTGCTGATGGACCTGCGGATGCCGGGTGTCGACGGGATCGGGGCCACCGAGCGGATCATGACCCTGCCCGCGCCACCACGGGTGCTGGCTCTCACCACGTTCGACCTGGACGACTACGTCACCGGCGCGCTCCGGGCCGGCGCGGCCGGTTTCCTGCTCAAGTCGACGCCGCCCGATGACCTGCTCGCTTTGGTACGCGTGGCGGCTGCCGGACACACGGTGCTCTCCGCGGTGGCGGCCGACCGGCTCGTCGCCCAGACCGGGCGTAGCCGGCGTGCCCGTGACCTGGTCCTGTCGCTCACCGATCGCGAGGTGGAGGTGCTGGAGTGCCTCGGGGCCGGGCGCTCCAACCAGCAGATCGCCCGTCGCCTGCACCTGTCCGAGGCCACCGTCAAGGGCTACGTCTCACGGCTTCTGGTCAAGCTCGGGTGCGCCAACCGGACCCAGGCGGCGCTGTTGGCGCGGGAGGCGGGTCTGGATCAACGTCGGTGA
- a CDS encoding TetR/AcrR family transcriptional regulator — translation MSTAPAFKRLPRAVREQQMLDAAVRVFSRRGYHAASMDEIAEDAGISKPMVYAYLGTKEELFVACLHREATRMMQAIAGAAAPELPADERLWRGLRAFFGFVGAYRDGWAVLYRQARGEQPFAGELAAMRARLVEVVAGMLDDALRAEGREISAVDLEVVAYALVGASESLADWLADHPEADPEKTATRMMNVAWLGAAQLLHGATWRPPAH, via the coding sequence GTGTCCACCGCCCCCGCCTTCAAACGCCTGCCCCGGGCCGTCCGCGAGCAGCAGATGCTCGACGCGGCGGTGCGGGTCTTCTCCCGGCGCGGCTACCACGCCGCCAGCATGGACGAGATCGCGGAGGACGCCGGCATCTCCAAACCCATGGTCTACGCGTACCTGGGCACCAAGGAGGAGCTGTTCGTCGCCTGCCTGCACCGCGAGGCCACCCGGATGATGCAGGCCATCGCCGGCGCGGCGGCCCCCGAGCTACCGGCCGACGAGCGGTTGTGGCGCGGGCTGCGGGCGTTCTTCGGCTTCGTCGGCGCGTACCGGGACGGTTGGGCGGTGCTCTACCGGCAGGCCCGGGGCGAGCAGCCGTTCGCCGGTGAGCTGGCCGCCATGCGCGCCCGGCTGGTCGAGGTGGTCGCCGGGATGCTCGATGACGCGCTGCGCGCCGAGGGTCGCGAGATCAGCGCGGTCGACCTGGAGGTCGTCGCGTACGCCCTGGTCGGCGCGAGTGAGTCGCTCGCCGACTGGCTCGCGGACCACCCGGAGGCCGACCCGGAGAAGACCGCCACCCGGATGATGAACGTGGCGTGGCTCGGCGCGGCCCAGCTCCTGCACGGCGCGACCTGGCGTCCACCGGCGCACTGA
- the purD gene encoding phosphoribosylamine--glycine ligase has product MRVLLVGGGGREHALALGLVADPAVDALLAAPGNPGIAGVAEVRAVNASDPSAVAALAVETAADLVVIGPEAPLVAGVADAVRAKGIAVFGPSGAAAQLEGSKAFAKDVMTAAAVPTARAYVCTDEESAARALDEFGAPYVVKDDGLAAGKGVVVTDDRSAALAHARECGRVVVEEFLDGPEVSLFVVTDGEAALPLLPAQDFKRLGDGDTGPNTGGMGAYTPLPWAPPGLVDDVLRDVVHPTLAEMRRRGTPFAGLLYVGLAITAAGPRVIEFNARFGDPETQVVLALLETPLGGLLHAAATGTLAEHPPLRWRDGSAVTVVLASQGYPAAPRTGDVITGADGPGIIHAGTARRADDGALLSAGGRVLCGTATGVDLTAAREAAYALVEGVELAGSQYRTDIAAAAIDGRITIPG; this is encoded by the coding sequence GTGCGGGTTCTCTTGGTTGGTGGGGGTGGGCGGGAGCACGCGCTCGCCCTTGGTCTGGTGGCGGATCCGGCTGTCGACGCGCTCCTCGCCGCGCCCGGTAATCCGGGCATCGCCGGGGTTGCCGAGGTGCGGGCCGTCAACGCCTCCGACCCGTCCGCGGTGGCGGCGCTGGCCGTGGAGACGGCGGCTGACCTGGTGGTGATCGGGCCCGAGGCGCCGTTGGTCGCCGGTGTGGCCGACGCCGTACGCGCGAAGGGCATCGCGGTGTTCGGTCCGTCCGGCGCGGCCGCGCAGTTGGAGGGCTCCAAGGCGTTCGCCAAGGACGTGATGACCGCCGCCGCTGTGCCGACCGCCCGCGCGTACGTCTGCACGGACGAGGAGAGCGCAGCGCGGGCGCTGGACGAGTTCGGCGCGCCGTACGTGGTGAAGGACGACGGGCTCGCCGCCGGCAAGGGCGTGGTGGTGACCGACGACCGGTCCGCCGCGCTGGCGCACGCACGGGAGTGTGGTCGGGTGGTGGTCGAGGAGTTCCTCGACGGCCCGGAGGTCAGCCTCTTCGTGGTCACCGACGGCGAGGCGGCGCTGCCGCTGCTGCCGGCACAGGACTTCAAGCGGCTCGGCGACGGGGACACCGGGCCGAACACCGGCGGTATGGGCGCGTACACGCCGCTGCCCTGGGCTCCACCCGGCCTGGTCGACGACGTGCTGCGGGACGTGGTGCACCCGACGCTCGCGGAGATGCGTCGGCGGGGCACGCCGTTCGCCGGGTTGCTCTACGTCGGGCTCGCGATCACCGCCGCCGGCCCCCGGGTGATCGAGTTCAACGCCCGCTTCGGCGACCCGGAGACCCAGGTGGTGCTGGCGTTGCTGGAGACACCGCTGGGCGGGCTGCTGCACGCTGCGGCCACCGGCACGTTGGCCGAGCATCCGCCGCTGCGGTGGCGGGACGGCAGCGCCGTCACTGTGGTGCTCGCCTCCCAGGGCTATCCCGCCGCGCCGCGCACCGGCGACGTGATCACCGGCGCGGACGGTCCGGGCATCATCCACGCCGGCACCGCCCGACGGGCTGACGACGGCGCGTTGCTCTCCGCCGGCGGCCGTGTGCTCTGCGGTACGGCCACCGGCGTCGACCTGACCGCCGCGCGGGAAGCCGCGTATGCGCTGGTGGAGGGTGTGGAGTTGGCCGGCTCGCAGTACCGCACCGACATCGCCGCCGCCGCGATCGACGGCCGGATCACGATTCCCGGCTGA
- a CDS encoding SCP2 sterol-binding domain-containing protein, with the protein MTDFDPATFASVGPKEFAQLVKSTPDDKIAKVMSGDLRGKILGEVFGRMPSLFRADRAGSTNAVIHWIITGRPDGGNDTYEVVIADGTCVVNETPQHDPKLSLTMGPVEFLKIVSGGANPVMMFMTGKLKAKGDLGLAANIANLFDIPKA; encoded by the coding sequence ATGACTGACTTCGACCCGGCCACCTTCGCCAGCGTCGGCCCCAAGGAGTTCGCCCAGTTGGTCAAGTCCACCCCGGACGACAAGATCGCCAAGGTGATGTCCGGTGACCTGCGCGGCAAGATCCTCGGTGAGGTGTTCGGCCGGATGCCGTCGCTGTTCCGCGCGGACCGGGCCGGTTCCACAAACGCGGTCATCCACTGGATCATCACCGGTCGCCCCGACGGCGGCAACGACACCTACGAGGTGGTCATCGCCGACGGCACCTGCGTGGTCAACGAGACCCCGCAGCACGACCCGAAGCTCAGCCTCACCATGGGCCCGGTCGAGTTCCTGAAGATCGTCTCCGGTGGCGCGAACCCGGTGATGATGTTCATGACGGGCAAGCTGAAGGCGAAGGGCGACCTGGGCCTCGCTGCCAACATCGCCAACCTGTTCGACATCCCCAAGGCCTGA
- a CDS encoding DUF418 domain-containing protein — translation MTESVRTTDRPPAPTDVSTVGPRIGALDALRGFALCGILIINIYQQVVFGGEAAGTSTQLPEAVRLLFYERFYPIFSILFGIGFGIFLRRAATRTSRPRMVLTRRLVFLLLIGAAHFVVHPGEALTAYALAGLVVLLPLSYLGGRTALVVAVVLLLVGAQLVVGYGPIPGLLALGYALAALGVPDALERRVGRVAIVFAVCTTLTVTWIVLTISEVELPFLNVLGGPGGGVSLLPPLAGIATGLAYCCGLLLLLRTPAGPALSAVFSPLGRMALTNYLSATALFLLAGPALGIDSTDDLPRIVGLTIGIIIVQAVWSVLWLRSFRYGPVEWAWRCLTWWRRAPIRRRSAESSTAVTAAD, via the coding sequence ATGACCGAATCGGTACGGACGACTGACCGACCACCGGCACCGACCGACGTGTCCACTGTCGGACCGCGGATCGGCGCGCTGGACGCGCTACGCGGCTTCGCGCTCTGCGGCATCCTGATCATCAACATCTATCAGCAGGTCGTCTTCGGTGGCGAGGCGGCCGGCACGTCCACGCAGCTTCCCGAGGCGGTGCGACTGCTCTTCTACGAGCGGTTCTATCCGATCTTCTCGATCCTGTTCGGCATCGGTTTCGGCATCTTCCTCCGGCGCGCCGCGACCCGGACCAGCCGGCCCCGGATGGTGCTCACCCGGCGACTCGTGTTCCTCCTGCTGATCGGCGCCGCGCACTTCGTCGTCCACCCCGGGGAGGCGCTGACCGCGTACGCGCTGGCCGGTCTGGTGGTGCTGCTGCCGCTGAGTTACCTCGGTGGGCGCACGGCTCTCGTCGTCGCGGTCGTGTTGTTGCTCGTCGGCGCGCAACTCGTCGTCGGTTACGGGCCCATCCCGGGCCTACTCGCCCTCGGCTACGCGCTGGCGGCGCTGGGCGTGCCGGACGCGCTCGAGCGTCGCGTCGGTCGGGTGGCGATCGTGTTCGCCGTCTGCACCACGCTCACGGTGACCTGGATCGTGCTGACCATCAGCGAGGTGGAGTTGCCGTTCCTGAACGTCCTCGGGGGACCGGGTGGGGGTGTGAGCCTGCTGCCCCCGCTCGCCGGCATCGCCACCGGCCTCGCGTACTGCTGCGGCCTGCTGCTCCTGCTCCGGACGCCGGCCGGACCGGCGCTGTCCGCGGTGTTCTCGCCGCTGGGTCGGATGGCCCTGACGAACTACCTGAGCGCCACGGCGCTGTTCCTGCTCGCCGGCCCGGCGTTGGGCATCGACAGCACCGACGACCTTCCCCGGATCGTGGGCCTGACCATCGGCATCATCATCGTGCAGGCGGTGTGGAGCGTGCTGTGGCTCCGGTCGTTCCGGTACGGCCCGGTCGAGTGGGCGTGGCGGTGCCTGACGTGGTGGCGGCGCGCCCCGATCCGGCGGCGGAGCGCCGAGTCGTCGACCGCGGTCACCGCCGCGGACTGA